In Sphingobacterium zeae, one genomic interval encodes:
- the thiE gene encoding thiamine phosphate synthase, with translation MHINPLFPYPLYLVISERDCYPKNWLKVAEEAIIGGVDLIQLREKADDAAAFLDKAVRLKKLTDHYGIPLVINDAVEIAAQIEAWGIHVGQNDLQPLAIREKYGDKLTIGWSIEAVQQLESQQMLFVDHLGVSPIFSTPTKRDTVTEWGITGLKQLRNSTEKPLIAIGSINFQTAQQAWNAGADSIAVVSAICQSADPRQASAQLKALLK, from the coding sequence ATGCACATTAATCCGCTTTTCCCGTATCCTTTGTACTTAGTCATCTCCGAGCGGGATTGTTATCCCAAAAATTGGCTTAAGGTCGCCGAAGAGGCTATTATTGGTGGAGTTGATCTGATTCAATTGCGCGAAAAAGCTGACGATGCAGCCGCATTTTTGGATAAAGCCGTCCGTTTGAAAAAACTAACCGATCATTATGGTATTCCGCTCGTTATCAATGATGCCGTAGAAATCGCTGCCCAAATCGAGGCATGGGGAATACATGTGGGTCAAAATGATTTGCAGCCGCTCGCTATTCGCGAAAAATATGGTGATAAATTAACCATTGGATGGTCTATAGAAGCTGTGCAACAGCTAGAGAGCCAACAGATGTTATTCGTCGACCACCTCGGTGTAAGTCCCATCTTTTCAACACCTACCAAAAGAGATACTGTTACTGAATGGGGAATTACGGGTTTAAAGCAACTTCGGAATAGTACCGAAAAGCCATTGATTGCGATCGGAAGCATAAATTTCCAAACCGCACAACAAGCTTGGAACGCGGGAGCAGATTCCATCGCAGTTGTTTCGGCCATATGTCAAAGTGCGGATCCCAGACAGGCCAGTGCACAATTAAAAGCATTACTAAAATGA
- a CDS encoding dienelactone hydrolase family protein, producing MKKVMTLLLLTMVTMTSQAQELKQIPYQDGEQKLNGLITANTAKKGAAVLILPAWKGIDNEAKQAALQLEKEGYIAFIADIYGEGNIPSDNTAASKIAGHYKTDYKAYQHRITLALEQLKKEGADPNKIAIIGYCFGGTGALEAARAHLPVNAVVSIHGGLSKSANRPNGAIKTKVLVEHPADDKSVSKEDYDGLVNELNEGKADWQIVTYANSGHTFTNPESPEYNPVMAKRAWAHTLLFLKEVLN from the coding sequence ATGAAAAAAGTAATGACCCTATTGCTGCTTACCATGGTTACCATGACCTCACAAGCACAAGAACTAAAACAAATTCCGTATCAAGATGGTGAGCAAAAACTCAACGGATTGATTACCGCCAATACGGCAAAAAAAGGAGCAGCTGTCCTCATTCTCCCGGCATGGAAGGGAATTGACAACGAAGCGAAACAAGCCGCATTACAACTGGAAAAAGAAGGCTACATTGCTTTCATTGCTGACATTTACGGTGAAGGGAACATTCCCTCAGACAACACGGCAGCATCGAAAATTGCCGGACATTATAAAACCGACTATAAGGCTTATCAGCATCGCATCACGCTAGCATTAGAACAACTAAAAAAAGAAGGAGCGGATCCCAACAAGATTGCTATCATTGGCTACTGTTTTGGAGGTACCGGCGCGCTCGAAGCCGCAAGAGCGCATTTACCCGTCAATGCAGTGGTCAGTATTCATGGCGGCCTATCCAAATCTGCAAACAGACCCAATGGTGCTATCAAAACAAAAGTGCTTGTTGAGCATCCTGCCGACGATAAAAGTGTATCCAAAGAAGATTACGATGGGTTGGTCAACGAATTAAATGAAGGAAAAGCAGACTGGCAAATAGTTACCTATGCAAATTCAGGGCATACGTTTACGAATCCAGAGTCTCCAGAGTATAATCCAGTGATGGCCAAACGCGCCTGGGCGCATACGTTATTATTTTTGAAAGAAGTGTTAAACTAG
- a CDS encoding NAD(P)-dependent oxidoreductase — protein sequence MKIEKLGFIGLGNMGYPMAKNLLKAGYPLAVFNRNSSKTVGFEEHLISKDIAELVDKSDIIFSMLTNDDAVDDVYEKILHCNVKGKLFVDMSTISREGSISTASKLKEKGGAFIDAPVAGSTKPAAEGNLIIMVGGKSEHVYRAKPYLEKMGKSIKHLGENGQGISAKLAINYFLSTIYQGLAETILFSDKLGINRGQMLEIINDSASGSGATKVKTPLLVEENYAPAFALDLMLKDILLAQQAGADYPLLKALLETYGKAHENGFGQLDVIGVIESIKS from the coding sequence ATGAAGATAGAAAAATTAGGATTTATAGGACTCGGAAATATGGGTTATCCCATGGCTAAAAATCTATTAAAAGCTGGATACCCACTTGCTGTTTTTAACAGAAACAGCAGTAAGACAGTGGGTTTTGAAGAGCATTTGATCAGTAAAGATATCGCCGAACTCGTCGATAAAAGTGATATCATATTTTCCATGCTCACGAATGATGATGCTGTCGACGATGTATATGAAAAAATCCTTCACTGCAATGTCAAGGGTAAACTATTTGTCGATATGAGTACAATCTCGCGCGAAGGCTCCATTTCTACTGCATCGAAATTAAAAGAAAAAGGCGGTGCTTTTATTGATGCACCTGTAGCCGGCAGTACTAAACCAGCGGCTGAAGGCAACCTTATTATTATGGTCGGTGGCAAATCAGAACATGTTTATCGCGCTAAACCCTACCTTGAGAAAATGGGCAAATCGATCAAACATCTTGGTGAAAATGGCCAGGGGATCTCGGCCAAACTTGCCATAAACTATTTTCTATCCACCATTTATCAAGGGCTTGCGGAGACGATCCTGTTTTCAGACAAATTGGGCATTAATCGGGGGCAAATGCTCGAAATTATCAACGATAGTGCCAGCGGCAGTGGTGCGACAAAAGTGAAAACGCCTTTGCTTGTGGAAGAAAATTACGCTCCAGCGTTCGCGCTGGATCTTATGCTAAAAGATATCCTGCTGGCCCAACAGGCTGGCGCGGATTATCCGCTTTTAAAAGCACTGCTTGAGACGTACGGAAAAGCGCATGAAAACGGTTTTGGGCAACTCGACGTTATTGGCGTTATTGAATCTATAAAGTCTTGA
- a CDS encoding Crp/Fnr family transcriptional regulator produces MLSIEQAYTGILETQLIAEIVENVHIKTFLEGDLIIDTNQYIKSMPLLLDGAIKIVREDEDKGELLLYYLEKGQTCTMSIACCLGNKKSEIRARAEKKTTVAMIPNELVNLWMGKYPSWRNFIISSYSSRMDEMLQAIDSLAFSNMEERIMNYLQAKVKLNDDRILTLTHQEIASDLNTSRVVVSRILKKLEQEDKIVLLRNEIRVLVD; encoded by the coding sequence ATGTTATCCATAGAACAAGCTTATACAGGCATTCTTGAAACGCAATTAATCGCTGAAATAGTTGAAAACGTGCATATAAAAACCTTCCTTGAAGGTGATCTGATCATCGATACCAATCAATACATTAAGTCTATGCCCCTTCTCCTAGATGGGGCAATAAAAATTGTCCGGGAGGATGAAGATAAAGGCGAATTGTTGCTCTATTATTTGGAAAAAGGTCAAACCTGTACGATGTCAATTGCCTGCTGTCTGGGAAATAAAAAGAGTGAAATCCGTGCACGTGCTGAGAAAAAAACTACGGTGGCAATGATTCCCAACGAACTTGTCAATCTTTGGATGGGAAAATATCCCTCTTGGCGAAATTTCATAATCTCAAGCTATTCAAGCCGTATGGATGAAATGTTACAAGCCATTGATAGCTTAGCCTTTTCTAATATGGAAGAAAGAATTATGAACTATCTCCAGGCGAAGGTAAAACTGAATGACGACCGAATACTCACCCTCACCCATCAAGAGATTGCTTCCGACCTCAACACATCCCGTGTGGTTGTTTCCCGAATTCTAAAAAAGCTGGAACAGGAGGATAAAATTGTATTGCTTCGCAACGAAATAAGAGTATTGGTGGATTGA
- the thiM gene encoding hydroxyethylthiazole kinase, translating into MEDSIINLLEQVRIEKPLVHNITNLVVMNTTANALLALGASPVMVHSPLEVREVVDISQALVINIGTLSEHTAEAMLVATEHANTIGRPWVLDPVGAGISAFRNDLLSNLLALKPTVIRGNASEIITLYNSNQPNTKGVDSTADSKDALRFGKLLQQHTGSIICISGNIDYILSEKHTVEVYNGHPLMTQVTGLGCSATAIIGAFLAVTDRYFEAAAAGVSLLSLAGELAAQSASGPGTLQLHLYDELYRLNADRIQSSLKIKRYAH; encoded by the coding sequence ATGGAAGATTCTATTATCAATTTACTGGAGCAGGTGAGGATTGAAAAACCGCTCGTGCATAACATCACAAACCTCGTTGTGATGAACACTACGGCCAACGCACTTTTAGCCTTAGGAGCATCCCCCGTAATGGTACACAGCCCATTGGAAGTACGCGAAGTTGTCGATATTTCACAAGCGCTCGTCATTAATATCGGTACTTTAAGTGAACATACAGCCGAAGCCATGCTGGTCGCTACGGAACACGCCAATACCATCGGACGACCGTGGGTATTGGACCCTGTTGGTGCCGGGATATCAGCATTTCGCAATGATCTACTTTCCAACCTACTAGCGCTAAAACCAACAGTAATCCGTGGCAATGCATCGGAAATCATAACGCTTTACAATTCCAACCAACCAAATACAAAAGGAGTTGACAGCACCGCGGATAGTAAAGATGCGCTCAGGTTTGGAAAGCTATTGCAACAGCATACGGGCTCCATCATCTGTATTTCTGGAAACATAGATTACATCCTTTCGGAAAAACACACGGTTGAAGTGTATAACGGCCACCCATTAATGACGCAAGTGACGGGACTTGGCTGTAGTGCTACTGCCATCATTGGTGCATTCCTAGCTGTTACAGATCGCTATTTTGAAGCTGCTGCCGCAGGGGTCTCCCTCTTGAGCCTGGCTGGAGAGCTCGCAGCCCAATCGGCTAGTGGGCCGGGTACCCTGCAATTGCATCTTTATGACGAACTCTATCGGCTCAATGCAGATCGTATACAATCAAGTCTCAAGATCAAACGATATGCACATTAA
- a CDS encoding TonB-dependent receptor, which produces MKKSLLFFALVFASYGAVQGQTANTGSVSGVVKEATGQTVKGATIKITHIPSGQVVSGSADAQGKFQISNLQEGGPYKVEVTYIGETPVIFENILLKSGESLNINPTFTGGSSTNLDEVVVVGHGVIDIAAGRKTPIAVSTIRKQDLEERVGAQDITSALANTPSVYITGQAKGFGESSMTTRGFDQSNTAFLLNGQPINGMDNGSVYWSNWSGLTDIASLVQIQRGLGSSKLAISSVGGTVNYVTQSTAMKEGGFVRTTVGNDMFMKATVGYNTGLMKNGFAVSAMFTQWSGNGYMDHTEGAGQSYFLSVGYKANEKHNLNFMVTGAPQWHNQGYTSKLSNYLANGRRYNDNYKDANGVMMNAQKNFYHKPVANLNWDWTIDDKSSLSTVVYASLAAGGGQSLRSDKYNTGKYLAADVNNHQWFGIVSNYNRKLSESLNFNVGFDVRDYKGTHYRKLTNPLGNANGVVLGGNVNFPNKPLVTNTYSTNPWKAFSSKPDSRDERLAWDYNQYIRYGGLFGQLEYAKDGFTAFFQGSVSEQQNKRSDYFQYTPGNEDSKDVNNFGYNTKGGVSYTLGHHSIFGNAGYYSRQPYQNNIFMNYANDINENAENEKILGLEAGYKFASRFLDVNVNVYRTTWENRVTGSSSLATADDVKKYNPTNDPGILVEGAYLYTTNYGVKQVHRGVEVDFEARPIEKLSLTGFLSIGDWKYDGAVNSVVRNDNRVELGRSQVNLTGEHVGNAAQTSYGFGAKYKVFKGLSVDANYRYYERLYASNYRREVIDGQTYGRYLKLPCFNLLDAGLSYHLQVSDKNDISFRVNMNNVLNKFYISEATSSNLVTDVNNSWNGIDTSNFVLIGQGRTWNASVKFTF; this is translated from the coding sequence ATGAAAAAGTCTTTACTTTTTTTTGCCCTTGTTTTTGCTAGTTACGGTGCCGTTCAAGGTCAAACAGCAAATACTGGTTCGGTTTCAGGAGTTGTCAAAGAAGCTACTGGACAAACGGTTAAAGGAGCAACCATTAAAATTACCCACATCCCAAGTGGACAAGTTGTAAGTGGCTCGGCCGATGCCCAAGGAAAATTTCAAATTTCAAATCTTCAAGAAGGTGGGCCTTATAAAGTTGAGGTCACTTATATCGGAGAAACGCCAGTTATTTTTGAAAACATCCTATTGAAATCGGGGGAATCGTTGAATATCAATCCGACTTTTACGGGTGGATCTTCAACAAATTTGGATGAGGTTGTTGTTGTCGGTCATGGGGTTATCGATATTGCTGCGGGAAGAAAGACACCGATTGCCGTTTCTACGATCCGTAAGCAGGATTTAGAGGAAAGGGTAGGTGCACAGGATATTACTTCCGCATTAGCTAATACCCCTTCGGTCTATATCACCGGTCAGGCAAAAGGTTTTGGGGAGTCTTCCATGACAACACGCGGTTTTGATCAATCCAATACCGCATTTTTGTTGAACGGTCAACCTATCAATGGTATGGACAACGGAAGTGTATATTGGTCAAATTGGTCGGGACTCACAGATATTGCCTCTTTAGTGCAGATTCAACGTGGTTTGGGATCATCTAAATTAGCAATTTCATCTGTCGGCGGAACCGTGAACTACGTGACACAGTCCACCGCAATGAAAGAAGGTGGTTTTGTCCGCACTACTGTTGGTAACGATATGTTTATGAAGGCAACAGTGGGTTACAATACCGGTCTGATGAAAAACGGTTTTGCTGTTTCGGCAATGTTTACACAGTGGTCAGGTAACGGTTATATGGACCATACGGAAGGTGCTGGACAAAGCTATTTCTTGTCTGTCGGATATAAAGCCAACGAAAAACACAACCTGAACTTTATGGTAACAGGTGCTCCCCAATGGCATAATCAAGGATATACCTCAAAATTGTCGAACTATCTTGCTAATGGCCGACGTTACAACGACAATTATAAGGATGCAAATGGCGTAATGATGAATGCGCAGAAGAATTTTTATCATAAGCCTGTCGCCAACTTAAACTGGGACTGGACGATCGACGATAAATCATCTTTATCTACCGTTGTATATGCTTCTTTAGCAGCAGGTGGGGGCCAATCTTTGCGGAGTGACAAATACAATACAGGTAAATATTTAGCTGCTGATGTGAACAATCACCAATGGTTTGGTATAGTTTCTAACTATAACCGTAAACTTTCAGAATCCTTAAATTTCAATGTGGGTTTTGATGTAAGGGATTATAAAGGTACACATTATCGTAAATTGACTAATCCACTTGGAAATGCAAATGGTGTTGTATTGGGCGGTAATGTTAATTTTCCTAATAAGCCATTGGTTACGAATACATACTCGACAAATCCTTGGAAAGCGTTCTCCAGCAAACCTGATTCGCGTGATGAACGTTTAGCTTGGGATTACAATCAATACATCCGTTATGGAGGTCTGTTTGGTCAATTGGAATATGCCAAAGATGGCTTTACCGCATTCTTCCAAGGATCGGTTTCTGAACAGCAAAACAAACGTTCTGATTATTTTCAATATACACCGGGTAATGAGGATTCTAAAGACGTGAACAACTTTGGATACAACACAAAAGGTGGTGTAAGTTATACCTTGGGGCATCATAGTATTTTTGGTAATGCAGGGTATTATTCCCGTCAGCCTTATCAAAACAATATTTTCATGAATTATGCAAATGATATCAATGAAAATGCCGAAAATGAAAAAATCTTGGGTTTAGAAGCTGGATATAAGTTTGCTTCTCGATTTTTGGATGTGAATGTCAATGTTTACCGCACAACTTGGGAAAATCGCGTTACTGGAAGCTCAAGTTTAGCGACGGCTGATGATGTGAAAAAATACAATCCGACAAATGACCCTGGTATTTTAGTCGAAGGAGCCTATTTATATACAACGAATTACGGCGTAAAACAGGTACATAGAGGGGTAGAAGTTGATTTTGAGGCGCGCCCAATCGAAAAATTAAGCCTGACAGGATTTTTATCGATAGGTGACTGGAAATACGATGGAGCAGTAAACTCGGTCGTACGTAACGATAACCGCGTAGAATTGGGACGTTCACAGGTAAACTTGACAGGTGAGCATGTTGGTAATGCTGCGCAAACTTCCTATGGATTTGGTGCTAAATATAAGGTGTTTAAGGGGCTATCTGTAGATGCAAATTATAGATATTATGAGCGTTTGTACGCATCGAATTATCGCAGAGAAGTAATTGATGGTCAAACATATGGGCGTTATCTGAAATTACCGTGTTTTAATCTTTTGGACGCAGGTCTTTCTTACCATCTTCAGGTGAGTGATAAGAACGACATAAGTTTCCGTGTTAACATGAATAATGTATTGAATAAGTTTTATATTTCTGAAGCAACATCCAGCAATTTGGTAACAGATGTTAACAATTCTTGGAATGGTATAGATACATCCAATTTCGTTTTAATCGGACAGGGTA
- a CDS encoding VanW family protein, protein MRKRILLSQRHPILYFLAVCIRRIYRKAGWLLDDKKYAAVKLAEKLPFRVKKHQSVLLKKLGENNMQLQINKVTNLKIAASQITSILIRPQETFSFCKLVGLPTAKKGYLPGMELSFGEARAGIGGGICQISNLIHWLVLHSPLTVTERYHHSFDPFPDDGRVLPFGSGATVFYNYRDYQFTNNTPYTFQINLWFTHKCLEGELRIDQELDFAYHVFEKEHQFLKIDNQFFRKNEIWREKFLKFQGGKILETELLTKNFARVTYTPDEYTEISSD, encoded by the coding sequence TTGAGAAAAAGAATACTGCTAAGTCAACGTCATCCAATCCTCTACTTTCTTGCGGTATGCATACGAAGAATTTACCGAAAAGCCGGCTGGCTGTTGGATGATAAAAAATACGCGGCTGTTAAATTAGCTGAGAAACTTCCCTTCCGCGTTAAAAAACACCAGTCTGTATTATTAAAAAAACTGGGCGAAAACAACATGCAATTGCAGATCAATAAAGTTACCAATCTGAAAATTGCAGCGTCACAGATCACGAGCATTCTGATCAGGCCCCAAGAAACTTTTTCATTTTGTAAATTGGTAGGACTACCTACCGCAAAAAAAGGGTATCTGCCTGGAATGGAACTTTCTTTCGGCGAAGCGCGAGCGGGCATTGGCGGTGGAATCTGTCAAATATCAAATCTCATCCATTGGCTTGTCCTTCATAGCCCGCTTACGGTCACCGAACGCTACCACCACTCTTTTGATCCTTTTCCCGATGATGGCCGTGTACTACCTTTCGGTAGTGGCGCTACGGTATTTTATAACTATAGGGACTATCAGTTCACTAACAATACCCCTTACACCTTTCAAATAAATCTGTGGTTTACCCACAAATGTTTAGAAGGTGAATTGAGAATCGACCAAGAGTTGGATTTTGCGTACCATGTATTTGAAAAAGAGCACCAATTTCTTAAAATAGACAATCAATTCTTTCGGAAGAATGAGATCTGGCGCGAGAAGTTTTTAAAATTTCAAGGGGGAAAGATTTTAGAAACAGAACTTTTAACCAAAAATTTTGCGCGAGTTACTTATACCCCGGATGAATACACTGAAATTAGTTCCGACTGA